In Nostoc sp. UHCC 0926, a single genomic region encodes these proteins:
- a CDS encoding MBL fold metallo-hydrolase, with the protein MCPLPQVPSHTIKPPRPVFPDKVPSGSSLQSDFAQESIFAFAPNRDTLGGTSYFIVRNEGNILIDCPALDQTNQDFLRSHGGVRWLFLTHRGAIGKTAEIQQTFGCEVLIQEQEAYLLPGLTVTTFRQEFTLDAVVKVIWTPGHSPGSSCLYYSELGGILFSGRHLVPNQKGEPVPLRTAKTFHWPRQINSLRLLLEDFTPETLRYICPGANTGFLRGKRVINQAYQHLACLDLPDLLRIQPLI; encoded by the coding sequence ATGTGCCCTTTACCTCAAGTGCCAAGTCATACAATTAAGCCACCACGGCCTGTGTTCCCTGACAAAGTTCCTAGCGGAAGTTCTCTACAATCGGACTTCGCACAGGAGAGTATTTTTGCTTTTGCACCCAATCGGGACACATTAGGGGGAACGTCTTATTTTATTGTAAGAAATGAAGGCAATATCCTCATAGACTGCCCTGCTTTAGATCAAACAAATCAAGATTTTTTGCGATCGCATGGAGGCGTACGTTGGTTATTTCTCACCCATCGAGGCGCTATTGGCAAGACCGCTGAAATTCAGCAAACCTTTGGCTGCGAAGTCCTGATTCAAGAACAAGAAGCTTATTTATTACCAGGCTTAACCGTAACTACGTTTAGGCAGGAATTTACTCTTGATGCAGTAGTCAAAGTTATTTGGACACCAGGTCATTCTCCCGGCTCATCTTGCCTATACTACAGTGAGCTTGGAGGTATATTGTTTTCAGGGCGTCATTTAGTTCCTAATCAGAAGGGTGAACCAGTACCATTACGCACAGCAAAAACCTTTCATTGGCCCCGACAAATTAACAGTCTTCGGTTATTATTAGAAGATTTTACACCAGAAACTCTCAGGTACATTTGTCCCGGAGCTAATACAGGCTTTCTCAGAGGCAAGCGTGTCATCAATCAAGCTTATCAACACCTCGCCTGTCTAGATTTACCAGATTTGCTGCGGATACAGCCCCTAATTTAA